Within the Cyanobacteriota bacterium genome, the region ATCCATAGTGAAGTCTACAATTTGGTTGTTAACTGTGTGATGAGCGGCTGCTCCATGTAGGTTAATGGATAGCTTGTGGGGGTTAAAGCCTGCGATTGGAATGGCTACAGGGATATGTCGAGGATAATAAAACTGATAGTCTCGATGACAGTCGTAAGTGTCTATATTGCTGTCGGATGCTGTCAAATCGCAAACGTTGCCACACCTAACACCCCGGTCAAACAATCTCGTCATGGTAATCTCCTATAATCTGTGTATGTAAATCACGCTTGCATCTACTACAAAGTCTGAGCTTAGTGAGCGTCTGAGTTTAGTCTGCATAACCGACACAAAAAGCTGCTAAGCAGAATCGATTCAGTGAGTTAGAAGAATGAATTTTATTTCTGTATCTCACTTTACTATTTTGCAACTTTTTTGAGGTTAAGTGGGCGTTAATGTAATGATTTTAAATATCTCCTGACATTTGGTCAGACCCTTAGCTATGCAAATCAGTCATATTTTTCATGTCTCCGCAGCAGTATGGTTCTTAGCAGGACTAGTGGTAGGCATCCTTTGGTCACAACAATGGTATCCAGCCTACAGACAATCATCCAAGGATGTGTCCCCCAGAACTACCTTCTCAGAACCCGATGATTCGCTATTAGAGCCGACTATTGCTGGTATGACCAGCCACGAAGCCGAACAAGCCATAGAGCAACTGCGATCGCAGCTTGCCCAGACTCAACTGGCCTATCGCATAGCTGTAGAAGCCAGCCAATTTCGAGCTGGATATTTAGCCCGCACAGCCCATGAGCTACGATCGCCCCTGAATAGCATCATCGGCATTCACCAAATGATTTTGGCCGATTTGTGCGACGACCCTGCCGAAGAACGGGAATTTATCGCCCAAGCCAACGAAGCTGCCATGAAGTTCGTCAAGCTGATGGATCGGCTAATTTATGCTGCCAGGGTAGACGTTGACTACAAGATGATGTTGCAAATTCGCCCTGTTCAATTGGCGCAGGTAATAGCAGAGGTTGATGAATTGTGTCGATTGCAGGCTCAAAATCGCAACTTAACCTTACAGGTAGATAGCCCTAACCCAGATATTTATGTATCAGCAGATTTGCCCTGTTTTCGACAGGTGTTGTTGAGCTTAGTAGATACGCCATTACGGTTGATGCATGATGGCACTGTGCAGGTTACCTCCCATATCAAAGGTGAGTATGCCTGCATCGACATCGAGGACGATCGGCCAGCAGATCTATGGCAAGAACCTCTCAATTGGCTCCGGCAGCCCTTGCACCAAGTAAATCTAGCAACACCTCAACTTTCACCAGGGTTGACCCTGATTATGGATCAACTGCTGCTAGAAAAAATGGGCGGACGGCTAGAACTCTTATCTGTGCCTAATCAGCAAGAAACCACACCATCCACATCACAAACTCGGCTTCGCTGCATGATTCCGCTACACCGTTAACCCTGGCAACGTGGATGGGGTGTCGATGTACTCGTTAAATCGTTTGTTGCAGGTTTTACTCAACAGTAATTTTGTACATGGCTACCGTCTTGGTGGGGACAATGCCTGCTGACAATAGTACCGCTCTGGCCATTAGAGCAGGGTTAGCGTCAAGGAAGCAGTCACGGCTCTCAGGGGGCTGCTGTGGCTCCAGCACTACACTTCACCTTTTTCGAGTCCAGTGCCATCCTGCAGCAATTAGTCACTACCCCTAATCTCAACCATTACCCTTCAGCCAACCTGCAATTAGCTGAAACTGTAGCTGAATTTAATACCCCCAGGGGAATTCGAATCCCCGTCGCCTCCGTGAAAGGGAGGTGTCCTAGGCCTCTAGACGATGGGGGCTTAAGGACTGACGTGTTACTCACACCTTTTCTAAGGTAACGAACATTGTGTACGCTGTCAACTAGATTGGCTTTTGTGCACAACCTAAACTTTTACGTATGGCTATCGTTACACTGCGATCCATTAAGAAAGATTTTGGCATCAAAGAAATCCTGCGTGATGCCAGTTTTAGCTTAGATGACGGCGACAAGGTGGGGCTAATTGGCACCAATGGCTCTGGGAAGTCCACCTTTCTGAAAATGATCGCAGGGCTAGAGCCGATCGATGCAGGAGAGCGATGGGTGAGTGCAAGCGCAACTATTGTGTACCTGCCTCAACAGCCAACACTCAACGAAGATTACACCGTGCTAGAGCAAGTGTTTGCTAACAGTGGCGAACAGATGGCTCTTGTTCAAGACTATGAGCTGCTATCGGCTCAGTTGGCAACGGCAGAGGGCGATACACATCGGCTGATGGCACAGTTATCTAGTGTGGCACAGCGGATAGAGAGCAGTGGTGCTTGGACCTTGGAAGCTAATGCCAAGGTTGTGCTGAGTAAGTTAGGAATTCATGATTTTACAGCACGGGTTGGTAGCCTGTCGGGGGGGTATCGCAAACGGATTGCCTTAGCCAGTGCCCTACTGGCAGAGCCAGATGCCCTGTTAATGGATGAGCCAACTAACCACTTGGATGCAGAGTCGGTGGAATGGTTACAGGGCTATTTGAAGCAGTTTCGAGGTGCATTGTTGTTAATCACCCACGATCGCTACTTTTTAGATCAAGTGACGACACGCATCATAGAAATTGATCGAGGCGACTTATTCACTTATAACGGCAACTATGCTTACTATCTTGCAAAAAAGGCTGAGGCTGAGGAGGTAGCTGTCAGTAGCCAGAAAAAACATGCAGGCAGACTGCGCCGAGAACTAGAGTGGCTAAAACGCGGCCCCAAGGCACGTAGCACCAAGCAAAAGGCAAGGATCGATCGCATCCGCAACATGCAAGCACAATCGTTTAAGCAGGCTCAAGGTAGAGTAGAAATCTCTACGGCAGGGCGGCGCATTGGCAAGAAGGTGATTGAACTGGCTAATATCTCTAAGGGACATGGCGATCGTGTCCTCATCCGTAACTTTAGTTACCAGTTCAACCCCGAAGACCGTATTGGCATTATTGGCGGCAATGGGTCTGGTAAATCAACCTTGATGAACATCATTGCTGGGCGCATAGAGCCTGATACAGGCACTGTGGAGGTTGGCACAACGGTTCACATTGGCTACTTTGACCAACATTCCGATGACCTCACCTCCCATGCTGACCAGCGAGTAATTGACTATCTCAAAGGTGTAGCAGAGCTGGTGAAAACCGCAGATGGTGAGGTGATTACAGCCTCTCAAATGCTAGAACGATTTTTATTTAGCCCCAATCAACAATATGCTCCCATTCACAAGCTCTCTGGGGGAGAAAAGCGGCGATTGTTTCTCTTACAGGTGTTAATGTCAGCCCCCAATGTGTTGCTCCTTGACGAACCAACTAATGATCTGGATGTACAGACCTTGGCCGTGTTGGAAGAGTATTTAGAGGATTTTAATGGCTGTGTGATTGTGGTCTCCCACGATCGCTACTTCCTTGACCGGACTGTAGATACAATCTTTGCCATCGAAGCCAATGGCATGTTGCGCCAATATCCCGGCAATTATTCCTTGTATTTAGACTACAAGCGGGCTGACGAACCAACCAACGAAACACCAAGAAATCAGCAACCAGTCAAGCAGACCAGTCCTGCTATCACTACGACAGCAGCACCAACAATAGCTGAGGCAGTGACCTCTACTAAACCGCGCAAGCTGTCCTTCAAAGAGAAGCGGGAGTATGAAAGCCTAGAAACGCAAATTTCTCAACTGGAGGCCGAAAAGATTGAACTAGAGACTCTGCTATACACCAACCCTCCCAGTGGTTTTGGTGAGTTACAGCGCCTGAGTGAGCGCTTGGCAGAATTAACCACAGCGATCGATGCTGCAACTGATCGATGGATGGAGCTAGCCGAGCGTGATGGTTAGAATGAATAGTTGAGGGTAGAAACGAACTCCAAATCTGTGTCGTTGATCCCGGTTTGAAAGATTAGATTCAGCTCAGTTTTCACCACAACATTTTTGCTGAGGCCGAGATCAAGACCACCAGTAATCATAGGATCCGTTTTATTCAGCCCATCGGTATTGACAGCCACACCTGCTCCTAGAAACGGATAAATACCATCCGTTAATTTAGTTTCAGCAGTGAGAGGAACCCGCACTTCAGTCACATTCCCCAAAAACACCGCAGGACGCACAGACAAACCCACCCCATCAAAGCGAGTAATCTGCACCTTAGCATTGATAACGGCTGATGTAGGGTCATTAAAGCCTGTGCGCACACCAGCACCCACGTAGTAGGCAGGCATATCAGCCAGAGCAACACCACCAGTCAAGACAATACTGCTACCCAGTAACGATGACCACAGAGCACGCATAAATTATCTCCTCACATTCAATGTCATGCTTCTAAACCGTAACACAGACGCTGAATTGTTCTGACAACAAGCTCATCCATCCGTCGTTAGTATCAACGCCACACCCGACTCAATTGCTATCACCAAAACATGACAAAAATTGATGTAGAGCAATAAATCATTACGATTCCGTTACAATGGGGTAACGTTGAAACTTATCACGGTTAAGCAGCAATGTTCTCAATAGCTAGGTTTTGATAACTGTCAAACACCTGGATAGTTGGATATAGCAAGCAACTGGAGCAACATTACCTAAAGAGCAACGTTTGGTATGCAACAGAAGTCCCTTGGGTCTGCTTGGTCAGTTACTTCCCTGCTGTTAATTGCTCCCTTCTTTTTATGGGGCACGGCTATGGTTGCCATGAAGGGGGTGATTTCACAAACGACACCATTGTTTATGGCTGGGATTCGTTTGCTGCCTGCAGGATTGTTGGTTCTAGGTGCAGGGGTTGTGATGAATCGTCCTCAACCTAAGGGCTGGAAAGCTTGGGGATGGATTCTGTTATTTGCTGCTGTGGATGGCACTCTGTTTCAAGGGTTTTTAGGTGAAGGGTTACAGCGTACAGGAGCAGGCTTGGGGTCAGTGATGATTGACTCTCAACCGATCGCAGTTGCTCTGATGGCACTTTGGTTTTTTGGAGAGCAAATTGGCCTATGGGGCTGGCTGGGCTTAGCAATTGGCGTGGTTGGCATCAGTCTGCTAGGGTTGCCCCACGAGTGGCTAGTGGCTGCGGGGTCTTGGCTAATGACAGCCATAACCGCAGGGCAGTGGACGATTGATACAACTCAACTGACTGCTAGCGAGAATTTGCCACAAGATCTGTTAGTTGCTCTCTTTCAAAATGGTCAATGGCTAATGCTACTAGCCTCATTGTCCATGGCAGCGGGTACGATCGTTTCCCGGATGGTGTCTCGTTACGCTGACCCGGTGACTGCAACAGGGTGGCATATGGTTCTGGGGGGCATTCCACTGTTTCTAGGATCTGGTCTTTGGGAGGTCAACCAGTGGAGTGGTCTGGGGCTAGCGGAATGGGGAGCAATGGCCTACTCAACTATCTTTGGGAGTGCGATCGCCTATGGACTCTTTTTCTACTATGCCTCCAGCGGCAGTCTGACTAGCCTTAGCTCACTGACTTTTCTGACTCCAGTGTTTGCCTTGCTATTTGGCAATCTTCTGCTAGGCGAACATCTAACGGTTATTCAGTGGATTGGTGTGGGGTTGACACTGGTAAGCATTTATCTGATTAACCAGCGAGATGCTATAGACCTATGGATGCAGCAGATAGAATCGCGGCAGAAGGCCTCAGAGCTAGCGGGTGAACTGACACCTTCCCTAGTTGAGATTAGTGATGAGTTGAACAGCCCTAAACGAACGACTGTGGATCGTAGCTGAGCCATCATCCGCTGCTTGTGGAAAGGATTAACTGCTGAGAGTGATGAAATCCTCAGAAATTAGGTAGTGTGGGTCACGTTGACTAACCAGTAAAAACCTATGGCTGCCCCTTATTCTGCCGAGTTTCATGTTCAATCCAAGAGTCAATTAGGTTCTGGGCTTTAACAATAGTATCTTGCCGAGTTCTGGCGCATACACCACCCACTAAGCGAATTTGGGAGTTGATGACTTCCGCCTGCCAAAAGTAGCGATTGATGCACTCAATCTTGATGGTGTATCCCTTGTACTCAATATGATCAAGCATGTTTCACCGTTAGTCTGCTCACTATGTTAGTACTGACGTTTAGCTGTGATGACATATCTTCCGTGCTGTGGTGAAAAACCATGATTTTCTACGAAGGGCTTGCTGCGTAAGCCTCCTAGCATGTTCTCGGATTGTAGTCACACTCCTATAGTACCCATTTGCAGAATCCGTTACATGGAGCAAGGTACTGATTTCCAAAAATTATTGCCATGTAGCGACTGGCCGCAGCACAAGCGGGATTTCTCTGTAATCGGGAGGAAACTCTAGCTGAGTCTCCCGCAATCCTAAGTAACCTGACTCGGCAAAGGATAGTAGCATTCGTTGTAGAGCTAACCAAACTTCTTCTTCATATTCCCAATCGCGGTGACGCTGAGCAATCGCAGCGATCGATTTCAGCGCCCAAAAGTAACTATTACGCACGACGGATCCCCCCTTTTTGTAGCTGGGAACGTCGTTATGATGAATAAACAAGATTTGATTGTCTAGTCTCACGCGCATTACAGGTGATGTTCCCAGGGATGATAGTTTCGGCAAACAACAACAGGTGACTGTTCCCGGCCATTCATTACACAAT harbors:
- a CDS encoding HAMP domain-containing histidine kinase, producing the protein MQISHIFHVSAAVWFLAGLVVGILWSQQWYPAYRQSSKDVSPRTTFSEPDDSLLEPTIAGMTSHEAEQAIEQLRSQLAQTQLAYRIAVEASQFRAGYLARTAHELRSPLNSIIGIHQMILADLCDDPAEEREFIAQANEAAMKFVKLMDRLIYAARVDVDYKMMLQIRPVQLAQVIAEVDELCRLQAQNRNLTLQVDSPNPDIYVSADLPCFRQVLLSLVDTPLRLMHDGTVQVTSHIKGEYACIDIEDDRPADLWQEPLNWLRQPLHQVNLATPQLSPGLTLIMDQLLLEKMGGRLELLSVPNQQETTPSTSQTRLRCMIPLHR
- a CDS encoding ABC-F family ATP-binding cassette domain-containing protein, with protein sequence MAIVTLRSIKKDFGIKEILRDASFSLDDGDKVGLIGTNGSGKSTFLKMIAGLEPIDAGERWVSASATIVYLPQQPTLNEDYTVLEQVFANSGEQMALVQDYELLSAQLATAEGDTHRLMAQLSSVAQRIESSGAWTLEANAKVVLSKLGIHDFTARVGSLSGGYRKRIALASALLAEPDALLMDEPTNHLDAESVEWLQGYLKQFRGALLLITHDRYFLDQVTTRIIEIDRGDLFTYNGNYAYYLAKKAEAEEVAVSSQKKHAGRLRRELEWLKRGPKARSTKQKARIDRIRNMQAQSFKQAQGRVEISTAGRRIGKKVIELANISKGHGDRVLIRNFSYQFNPEDRIGIIGGNGSGKSTLMNIIAGRIEPDTGTVEVGTTVHIGYFDQHSDDLTSHADQRVIDYLKGVAELVKTADGEVITASQMLERFLFSPNQQYAPIHKLSGGEKRRLFLLQVLMSAPNVLLLDEPTNDLDVQTLAVLEEYLEDFNGCVIVVSHDRYFLDRTVDTIFAIEANGMLRQYPGNYSLYLDYKRADEPTNETPRNQQPVKQTSPAITTTAAPTIAEAVTSTKPRKLSFKEKREYESLETQISQLEAEKIELETLLYTNPPSGFGELQRLSERLAELTTAIDAATDRWMELAERDG
- a CDS encoding DMT family transporter, coding for MQQKSLGSAWSVTSLLLIAPFFLWGTAMVAMKGVISQTTPLFMAGIRLLPAGLLVLGAGVVMNRPQPKGWKAWGWILLFAAVDGTLFQGFLGEGLQRTGAGLGSVMIDSQPIAVALMALWFFGEQIGLWGWLGLAIGVVGISLLGLPHEWLVAAGSWLMTAITAGQWTIDTTQLTASENLPQDLLVALFQNGQWLMLLASLSMAAGTIVSRMVSRYADPVTATGWHMVLGGIPLFLGSGLWEVNQWSGLGLAEWGAMAYSTIFGSAIAYGLFFYYASSGSLTSLSSLTFLTPVFALLFGNLLLGEHLTVIQWIGVGLTLVSIYLINQRDAIDLWMQQIESRQKASELAGELTPSLVEISDELNSPKRTTVDRS